A DNA window from Hypomesus transpacificus isolate Combined female chromosome 24, fHypTra1, whole genome shotgun sequence contains the following coding sequences:
- the lman2lb gene encoding lectin, mannose-binding 2-like b has protein sequence MAATMEKYILSRMSSLRKLYSMFNLRNNNELTCMFVFMCFLIGSSLADNGYEMEDFLKREYSLTKPYQGLGSSSSSHWDLMGTAMITTETVRLTPDLQSRQGAVWSRIPCYLRDWELQVHFKIHGQGKKNLNGDGMALWFTKERMQIGPVFGNINLFTGLGVFVDTYPNENKNHERVFPYVSAMVGNGTLAYDHNRDGLPTEVGGCTALVRNVNHETFLLIRYSRNRLTVMLDIDGNREWKDCFDVSGVHLPQGYFFGASSVTGDLSDNHDLISMKLYQLTVERTLEEEQEEEVTVPSVDNMGQFKVEVQEEGMSGVQLFFTIIFSILGLFVLGVVAVVVYGRWKENSRKRFY, from the exons ATGGCTGCCACCATGGAAAAGTATATTCTGTCTCGAATGAGTAGTCTTCGGAAATTATATTCAATGTTTAATCTCCGAAACAATAATGAATTAACCTGTATGTTcgtttttatgtgttttttgATTGGCTCATCGTTGGCAGACAATGGATACGAGATGGAAGACTTTTTAAAGAGGGAATACTCGCTGACAAAGCCATATCAAG GGCTGGGCTCCTCCAGTTCTTCTCATTGGGATCTAATGGGTACTGCAATGATTACTACCGAGACTGTTCGTCTGACCCCCGACTTACAGAGCAGACAAGGAGCTGTGTGGAGCCGCATT CCCTGTTACTTGCGAGACTGGGAGCTCCAGGTGCACTTCAAGATTCACGGTCAAGGGAAGAAGAATCTCAATGGAGATGGAATGGCTTTATGGTTCACCAAAGAACGCATGCAAATAG GTCCAGTGTTTGGGAACATCAACCTGTTCACGGGCCTTGGGGTATTTGTGGACACCTACCCCAATGAAAACAAGAACCATGAG CGAGTGTTCCCATATGTGTCAGCGATGGTGGGGAACGGGACTCTGGCCTACGACCACAATCGCGATGGGCTGCCCACTGAGGTCGGTGGATGCACCGCCCTGGTGCGCAACGTCAACCACGAGACCTTCCTCCTCATCAGATACTCCAGAAacaggctgact GTAATGCTGGACATAGATGGCAACCGTGAGTGGAAGGACTGTTTTGATGTGTCAGGTGTTCACCTGCCTCAAGGATACTTTTTTGGAGCCTCCTCTGTAACCGGTGACCTCTCAG ACAACCATGATCTCATCTCCATGAAGCTGTACCAGCTGACCGTGGAGCGAACtctggaggaagagcaggaggaggaggtcacCGTCCCCAGCGTGGACAACATGGGCCAGTTCAAAG tggaggtgcaggaggagggaaTGAGTGGCGTCCAACTGTTCTTCACCATTATCTTTTCCATCCTCGGGCTCTTCGTCCTGGGCGTGGTCGCTGTGGTCGTGTACGGACGCTGGAAGGAGAACAGCCGCAAGCGATTCTACTGA